The proteins below are encoded in one region of Salvelinus fontinalis isolate EN_2023a chromosome 10, ASM2944872v1, whole genome shotgun sequence:
- the brd8a gene encoding bromodomain-containing protein 8 isoform X1 — MASGVGKHKLLSMGPTEPWSVREKLCLATSVMKSGDQNWVSVSRAIKPFAEPGRPPDWFSQKHCASQYSELLETTETPKRKRGEKGEVVETVEDVIVRRLTAERIDELKRLIKDTQEKHRKLKTEAELIQAGHLDSKLEDLWGEIVQKKKQEQDEADVKRKVTDTAYLARQAVKNTPKRVPSVTVRSPLGCGSPSLEFCQGDTPQSTPEDPSTSVTAPGVAGFMPLTEACGLGGAESGLGTLLDESPQKKLLGQKATPPPSPLLSELLKKGSLLPTSPRLVGDGDLPGNMTIAHDLQLTGSVLFGSLATGAPTLSRLLEAGPQFSTPLDSLASSTDSSSVLLTAASPPTMDSPASLHTGGNEVGASQPGPGDETEEDLATVSYMAEELDLETVGDIIAIIEDKGDENTEALDAAAVEAALSLCEETGHALSGHWEPGPFKSPESDPSGSSHLSSSHLSSLAGSLEVKREVLQLRGGTSACDSQDNCPSGYPHPLGISGLPSSSCSSMMLEHSQAIGARLQPGAMGGADGEGSPVSPHATIRCESEEWTQQGVAHADSEDGPMTRRHSKDVKEEEGVSDGEEGSASETKEGLDGDGGDEEGDGAEAYLSEAEGETELEPPASESEDGYSLHTASSSLQLHTTADSIPSSPASSQFSMCSEDQEARQAQKIWKKAIMLVWRAAANHRYANVFLQPVTDDIAPGYHSIVHRPMDLSTIKKNIETGLIRTTAEFQRDIMLMFQNAVMYNSCDHDVFHMALEMQRDVLEQIQQFLATQLIMQTSESGVSAKSLRGRESTRKQDPSDKDSVPMASPAFLLSLFDGGTRGRRCAIEADLKMKK, encoded by the exons ATGGCGAGCGGGGTTGGAA AACACAAGTTGCTCTCCATGGGGCCAACTGAGCCATGGTCGGTGAGGGAGAAGCTGTGCTTGGCTACCTCTGTCATGAAGAGCGGGGACCAGAACTG GGTGTCTGTCAGTCGAGCCATCAAACCATTTGCAGAGCCAGGACGACCCCCTGATTGGTTCTCACAAAAG CACTGTGCTTCCCAGTACTCAGAGCTCCTGGAGACAACAGAGACCCCAAA ACGGAAACGTGGTGAGAAAGGTGAGGTGGTGGAGACGGTGGAGGATGTGATAGTCCGCAGGCTCACGGCAGAGAGGATTGATGAACTGAAGAGACTGATCAAAGACACACAGGAGAAGCACAG GAAGCTGAAGACTGAGGCAGAGCTGATCCAAGCCGGGCACCTGGACTCCAAGCTAGAGGATCTATGGGGAGAGATTGTGCA GAAGAAGAAACAGGAACAGGACGAGGCAGACGTGAAAAGGAAGGTCACTGACACAGCCTATCTAG CCAGACAGGCGGTGAAGAACACCCCTAAAAGAGTGCCCAGTGTGACCGTGCGCTCTCCCCTGGGGTGCGGCTCGCCAAGCCTCGAGTTCTGCCAAGGGGACACACCCCAGAGCACACCCGAGGACCCCAGCACCTCAGTGACT GCACCAGGAGTAGCAGGGTTCATGCCCCTGACTGAGGCCTGTGGGCTGGGTGGTGCAGAGTCAGGCCTGGGCACTCTTCTGGATGAATCCCCACAAAAGAAGCTCTTGGGCCAGAAAGCCACGCCGccaccatcccctctcctctctgagcTACTGAAGAAAGGCAGTCTCCTACCCACAAGCCCCAGACTG GTTGGAGATGGTGACCTGCCTGGTAATATGACAATAGCACATGACCTACAGCTCACAGGCTCTGTTCTGTTTGGCAGTCTAgcaacag GTGCCCCTACACTTTCTCGTCTGCTGGAGGCTGGGCCTCAGTTTTCAACTCCGCTGGACTCCTTGGCCAGCAGCACAGACTCCTCCAGTGTCCTTCTCACTGCTGCTTCACCCCCCACTATGGACTCCCCCGCCTCACTACACACAg gaggGAATGAGGTGGGGGCCTCCCAGCCTGGCCCAGGGGATGAGACAGAAGAAGACCTAGCGACGGTGTCCTACATGGCAGAAGAATTGGACCTGGAGACAGTGGGGGACATCATCGCCATCATCGAGGACAAG GGTGATGAGAATACTGAGGCTTTGGATGCGGCTGCAGTGGAGGCTGCTCTGTCCCTGtgtgaggagacaggccatgccCTGTCTGGCCATTGGGAGCCAGGGCCCTTCAAGTCCCCTGAGTCTGACCCTTCTGGGTcctcacacctctcctcctcacacctctcctccctcgctgGCAGTCTGGAGGTGAAGAGGGAGGTCCTGCAGTTACGGGGTGGGACCTCTGCATGTGACAGCCAGGACAACTGTCCCTCAGGGTACCCACACCCCCTGGGCATCAGCGgccttccttcctcctcctgctCGTCTATGATGCTGGAGCACAGCCAGGCTATTGGGGCTCGTCTGCAGCCTGGGGCCATGGGCGGGGCCGATGGGGAGGGAAGCCCAGTCTCTCCTCACGCCACCATCAGGTGTGAGAGTGAAGAGTGGACGCAGCAAGGAGTTGCACATGCAG ACTCCGAGGATGGCCCCATGACAAGAAGACATTCCAAG GACgtgaaggaggaagagggggtgAGTGACGGAGAGGAGGGGAGTGCCTCAGAGACTAAAGAGggcctggatggggatgggggggatgaggagggggACGGAGCAGAGGCCTACCTGTCGGAGGCAGAGGGGGAGACCGAGCTGGAACCCCCAGCCAGTGAGAGTGAGGACGGTTACAGTCTGCACACAGCCTCCTCCTCTCTGCAGCTCCACACCACTGCAGACTCTATCCCCAGCAGCCCTGCCTCCTCCCAGTt TTCAATGTGCAGTGAGGACCAGGAGGCCAGACAGGCTCAGAAGATCTGGAAAAAAGCCATCATGCTGGTATGGCGTGCAGCTGCCAATCATAG GTATGCTAATGTATTTCTGCAGCCTGTGACTGATGACATTGCCCCAGGGTACCACAGTATTGTTCACAG GCCCATGGACCTGTCCACCATTAAGAAGAACATTGAGACCGGTCTGATCCGTACCACGGCAGAGTTCCAGCGGGACATCATGCTGATGTTCCAGAACGCGGTGATGTACAACAGCTGTGACCATGACGTGTTCCACATGGCTCTGGAGATGCAGAGGGACGTCCTTGAACAGATTCAGCAGTTCCTGGCCACACAGCTCATCATGCAGACCTCCGAGTCGGGCGTCAGCGCCAAGAGCCTGAGGGGCCGAGAGAGCACCCGCAAGCAGGACCCCTCGGACAAG gacagtgtccccatgGCCTCTCctgccttccttctctctctcttt GATGGGGGCACCAGGGGGCGCCGTTGTGCCATAGAAGCTGACCTGAAGATGAAGAAATAA
- the brd8a gene encoding bromodomain-containing protein 8 isoform X2, translated as MASGVGKHKLLSMGPTEPWSVREKLCLATSVMKSGDQNWVSVSRAIKPFAEPGRPPDWFSQKHCASQYSELLETTETPKRKRGEKGEVVETVEDVIVRRLTAERIDELKRLIKDTQEKHRKLKTEAELIQAGHLDSKLEDLWGEIVQKKKQEQDEADVKRKVTDTAYLARQAVKNTPKRVPSVTVRSPLGCGSPSLEFCQGDTPQSTPEDPSTSVTAPGVAGFMPLTEACGLGGAESGLGTLLDESPQKKLLGQKATPPPSPLLSELLKKGSLLPTSPRLVGDGDLPGNMTIAHDLQLTGSVLFGSLATGAPTLSRLLEAGPQFSTPLDSLASSTDSSSVLLTAASPPTMDSPASLHTGGNEVGASQPGPGDETEEDLATVSYMAEELDLETVGDIIAIIEDKGDENTEALDAAAVEAALSLCEETGHALSGHWEPGPFKSPESDPSGSSHLSSSHLSSLAGSLEVKREVLQLRGGTSACDSQDNCPSGYPHPLGISGLPSSSCSSMMLEHSQAIGARLQPGAMGGADGEGSPVSPHATIRCESEEWTQQGVAHADSEDGPMTRRHSKDVKEEEGVSDGEEGSASETKEGLDGDGGDEEGDGAEAYLSEAEGETELEPPASESEDGYSLHTASSSLQLHTTADSIPSSPASSQFSMCSEDQEARQAQKIWKKAIMLVWRAAANHRYANVFLQPVTDDIAPGYHSIVHRPMDLSTIKKNIETGLIRTTAEFQRDIMLMFQNAVMYNSCDHDVFHMALEMQRDVLEQIQQFLATQLIMQTSESGVSAKSLRGRESTRKQDPSDKDGGTRGRRCAIEADLKMKK; from the exons ATGGCGAGCGGGGTTGGAA AACACAAGTTGCTCTCCATGGGGCCAACTGAGCCATGGTCGGTGAGGGAGAAGCTGTGCTTGGCTACCTCTGTCATGAAGAGCGGGGACCAGAACTG GGTGTCTGTCAGTCGAGCCATCAAACCATTTGCAGAGCCAGGACGACCCCCTGATTGGTTCTCACAAAAG CACTGTGCTTCCCAGTACTCAGAGCTCCTGGAGACAACAGAGACCCCAAA ACGGAAACGTGGTGAGAAAGGTGAGGTGGTGGAGACGGTGGAGGATGTGATAGTCCGCAGGCTCACGGCAGAGAGGATTGATGAACTGAAGAGACTGATCAAAGACACACAGGAGAAGCACAG GAAGCTGAAGACTGAGGCAGAGCTGATCCAAGCCGGGCACCTGGACTCCAAGCTAGAGGATCTATGGGGAGAGATTGTGCA GAAGAAGAAACAGGAACAGGACGAGGCAGACGTGAAAAGGAAGGTCACTGACACAGCCTATCTAG CCAGACAGGCGGTGAAGAACACCCCTAAAAGAGTGCCCAGTGTGACCGTGCGCTCTCCCCTGGGGTGCGGCTCGCCAAGCCTCGAGTTCTGCCAAGGGGACACACCCCAGAGCACACCCGAGGACCCCAGCACCTCAGTGACT GCACCAGGAGTAGCAGGGTTCATGCCCCTGACTGAGGCCTGTGGGCTGGGTGGTGCAGAGTCAGGCCTGGGCACTCTTCTGGATGAATCCCCACAAAAGAAGCTCTTGGGCCAGAAAGCCACGCCGccaccatcccctctcctctctgagcTACTGAAGAAAGGCAGTCTCCTACCCACAAGCCCCAGACTG GTTGGAGATGGTGACCTGCCTGGTAATATGACAATAGCACATGACCTACAGCTCACAGGCTCTGTTCTGTTTGGCAGTCTAgcaacag GTGCCCCTACACTTTCTCGTCTGCTGGAGGCTGGGCCTCAGTTTTCAACTCCGCTGGACTCCTTGGCCAGCAGCACAGACTCCTCCAGTGTCCTTCTCACTGCTGCTTCACCCCCCACTATGGACTCCCCCGCCTCACTACACACAg gaggGAATGAGGTGGGGGCCTCCCAGCCTGGCCCAGGGGATGAGACAGAAGAAGACCTAGCGACGGTGTCCTACATGGCAGAAGAATTGGACCTGGAGACAGTGGGGGACATCATCGCCATCATCGAGGACAAG GGTGATGAGAATACTGAGGCTTTGGATGCGGCTGCAGTGGAGGCTGCTCTGTCCCTGtgtgaggagacaggccatgccCTGTCTGGCCATTGGGAGCCAGGGCCCTTCAAGTCCCCTGAGTCTGACCCTTCTGGGTcctcacacctctcctcctcacacctctcctccctcgctgGCAGTCTGGAGGTGAAGAGGGAGGTCCTGCAGTTACGGGGTGGGACCTCTGCATGTGACAGCCAGGACAACTGTCCCTCAGGGTACCCACACCCCCTGGGCATCAGCGgccttccttcctcctcctgctCGTCTATGATGCTGGAGCACAGCCAGGCTATTGGGGCTCGTCTGCAGCCTGGGGCCATGGGCGGGGCCGATGGGGAGGGAAGCCCAGTCTCTCCTCACGCCACCATCAGGTGTGAGAGTGAAGAGTGGACGCAGCAAGGAGTTGCACATGCAG ACTCCGAGGATGGCCCCATGACAAGAAGACATTCCAAG GACgtgaaggaggaagagggggtgAGTGACGGAGAGGAGGGGAGTGCCTCAGAGACTAAAGAGggcctggatggggatgggggggatgaggagggggACGGAGCAGAGGCCTACCTGTCGGAGGCAGAGGGGGAGACCGAGCTGGAACCCCCAGCCAGTGAGAGTGAGGACGGTTACAGTCTGCACACAGCCTCCTCCTCTCTGCAGCTCCACACCACTGCAGACTCTATCCCCAGCAGCCCTGCCTCCTCCCAGTt TTCAATGTGCAGTGAGGACCAGGAGGCCAGACAGGCTCAGAAGATCTGGAAAAAAGCCATCATGCTGGTATGGCGTGCAGCTGCCAATCATAG GTATGCTAATGTATTTCTGCAGCCTGTGACTGATGACATTGCCCCAGGGTACCACAGTATTGTTCACAG GCCCATGGACCTGTCCACCATTAAGAAGAACATTGAGACCGGTCTGATCCGTACCACGGCAGAGTTCCAGCGGGACATCATGCTGATGTTCCAGAACGCGGTGATGTACAACAGCTGTGACCATGACGTGTTCCACATGGCTCTGGAGATGCAGAGGGACGTCCTTGAACAGATTCAGCAGTTCCTGGCCACACAGCTCATCATGCAGACCTCCGAGTCGGGCGTCAGCGCCAAGAGCCTGAGGGGCCGAGAGAGCACCCGCAAGCAGGACCCCTCGGACAAG GATGGGGGCACCAGGGGGCGCCGTTGTGCCATAGAAGCTGACCTGAAGATGAAGAAATAA
- the brd8a gene encoding bromodomain-containing protein 8 isoform X3, whose amino-acid sequence MASGVGKHKLLSMGPTEPWSVREKLCLATSVMKSGDQNWVSVSRAIKPFAEPGRPPDWFSQKHCASQYSELLETTETPKRKRGEKGEVVETVEDVIVRRLTAERIDELKRLIKDTQEKHRKLKTEAELIQAGHLDSKLEDLWGEIVQKKKQEQDEADVKRKVTDTAYLARQAVKNTPKRVPSVTVRSPLGCGSPSLEFCQGDTPQSTPEDPSTSVTAPGVAGFMPLTEACGLGGAESGLGTLLDESPQKKLLGQKATPPPSPLLSELLKKGSLLPTSPRLVGDGDLPGNMTIAHDLQLTGSVLFGSLATGAPTLSRLLEAGPQFSTPLDSLASSTDSSSVLLTAASPPTMDSPASLHTGGNEVGASQPGPGDETEEDLATVSYMAEELDLETVGDIIAIIEDKGDENTEALDAAAVEAALSLCEETGHALSGHWEPGPFKSPESDPSGSSHLSSSHLSSLAGSLEVKREVLQLRGGTSACDSQDNCPSGYPHPLGISGLPSSSCSSMMLEHSQAIGARLQPGAMGGADGEGSPVSPHATIRCESEEWTQQGVAHADSEDGPMTRRHSKDVKEEEGVSDGEEGSASETKEGLDGDGGDEEGDGAEAYLSEAEGETELEPPASESEDGYSLHTASSSLQLHTTADSIPSSPASSQFSMCSEDQEARQAQKIWKKAIMLVWRAAANHSL is encoded by the exons ATGGCGAGCGGGGTTGGAA AACACAAGTTGCTCTCCATGGGGCCAACTGAGCCATGGTCGGTGAGGGAGAAGCTGTGCTTGGCTACCTCTGTCATGAAGAGCGGGGACCAGAACTG GGTGTCTGTCAGTCGAGCCATCAAACCATTTGCAGAGCCAGGACGACCCCCTGATTGGTTCTCACAAAAG CACTGTGCTTCCCAGTACTCAGAGCTCCTGGAGACAACAGAGACCCCAAA ACGGAAACGTGGTGAGAAAGGTGAGGTGGTGGAGACGGTGGAGGATGTGATAGTCCGCAGGCTCACGGCAGAGAGGATTGATGAACTGAAGAGACTGATCAAAGACACACAGGAGAAGCACAG GAAGCTGAAGACTGAGGCAGAGCTGATCCAAGCCGGGCACCTGGACTCCAAGCTAGAGGATCTATGGGGAGAGATTGTGCA GAAGAAGAAACAGGAACAGGACGAGGCAGACGTGAAAAGGAAGGTCACTGACACAGCCTATCTAG CCAGACAGGCGGTGAAGAACACCCCTAAAAGAGTGCCCAGTGTGACCGTGCGCTCTCCCCTGGGGTGCGGCTCGCCAAGCCTCGAGTTCTGCCAAGGGGACACACCCCAGAGCACACCCGAGGACCCCAGCACCTCAGTGACT GCACCAGGAGTAGCAGGGTTCATGCCCCTGACTGAGGCCTGTGGGCTGGGTGGTGCAGAGTCAGGCCTGGGCACTCTTCTGGATGAATCCCCACAAAAGAAGCTCTTGGGCCAGAAAGCCACGCCGccaccatcccctctcctctctgagcTACTGAAGAAAGGCAGTCTCCTACCCACAAGCCCCAGACTG GTTGGAGATGGTGACCTGCCTGGTAATATGACAATAGCACATGACCTACAGCTCACAGGCTCTGTTCTGTTTGGCAGTCTAgcaacag GTGCCCCTACACTTTCTCGTCTGCTGGAGGCTGGGCCTCAGTTTTCAACTCCGCTGGACTCCTTGGCCAGCAGCACAGACTCCTCCAGTGTCCTTCTCACTGCTGCTTCACCCCCCACTATGGACTCCCCCGCCTCACTACACACAg gaggGAATGAGGTGGGGGCCTCCCAGCCTGGCCCAGGGGATGAGACAGAAGAAGACCTAGCGACGGTGTCCTACATGGCAGAAGAATTGGACCTGGAGACAGTGGGGGACATCATCGCCATCATCGAGGACAAG GGTGATGAGAATACTGAGGCTTTGGATGCGGCTGCAGTGGAGGCTGCTCTGTCCCTGtgtgaggagacaggccatgccCTGTCTGGCCATTGGGAGCCAGGGCCCTTCAAGTCCCCTGAGTCTGACCCTTCTGGGTcctcacacctctcctcctcacacctctcctccctcgctgGCAGTCTGGAGGTGAAGAGGGAGGTCCTGCAGTTACGGGGTGGGACCTCTGCATGTGACAGCCAGGACAACTGTCCCTCAGGGTACCCACACCCCCTGGGCATCAGCGgccttccttcctcctcctgctCGTCTATGATGCTGGAGCACAGCCAGGCTATTGGGGCTCGTCTGCAGCCTGGGGCCATGGGCGGGGCCGATGGGGAGGGAAGCCCAGTCTCTCCTCACGCCACCATCAGGTGTGAGAGTGAAGAGTGGACGCAGCAAGGAGTTGCACATGCAG ACTCCGAGGATGGCCCCATGACAAGAAGACATTCCAAG GACgtgaaggaggaagagggggtgAGTGACGGAGAGGAGGGGAGTGCCTCAGAGACTAAAGAGggcctggatggggatgggggggatgaggagggggACGGAGCAGAGGCCTACCTGTCGGAGGCAGAGGGGGAGACCGAGCTGGAACCCCCAGCCAGTGAGAGTGAGGACGGTTACAGTCTGCACACAGCCTCCTCCTCTCTGCAGCTCCACACCACTGCAGACTCTATCCCCAGCAGCCCTGCCTCCTCCCAGTt TTCAATGTGCAGTGAGGACCAGGAGGCCAGACAGGCTCAGAAGATCTGGAAAAAAGCCATCATGCTGGTATGGCGTGCAGCTGCCAATCATAG CCTGTGA